The genome window AGTAGCAAAAAGTAAATAAAAGATTGTTTTCATATTATGAATTTGAATTTTTATCTCCATCAAACATACTTTTAACCAAGGTGTTAATTCCTTTGTAAATTAAAAACATAGCGGCTAAAGCAATTATGATTCCCAATGCCAAAACATAAGGATATAATGGATGCTTTTCGTTTTTAAAAGCACTATTGATGATTATAGGACCAAGAAATAAAAGTGGTAACGAACCAGAAAGGTATTTTATCCCTTTTGCTAATAAATTTTTATCTGTAGCCATTAGAAATTAATTCGAAGTCCAACACCGTTAGAATTATTCACAATATTCAATTCAAAATTATCACCCAATGTTTTTTGTTGTTCAGGTAAACCTGAGTTATATATTTCAATACTTTTTTCAACCATTTTCTTTCTTCCTGATAAAATAGGAATCGAAACCGCCATTAAACCAATTCCAGCGTAAGTAATTCCTGAAGGGTATTTTACATCGGAAGTTAATCCCATAACCAAGTCAGCAACTGTTCCACCAATTCCTAATCCTAGAATTAATCCTCCAAGCGATTCTTTAGTTTTTGCTTTTTTAAATAAATGCAATGCTTTTAAATCGGAAGCCAATACTTTTTTAGTTTCAAATGAAGATAATTGTTCTCCATCTTGATAAATTTTTCCATTATTGTATTCCAATTTTTGAGCAAAAGTTATTGAAAAACCTAACATTGCTAAGATTAAAAGAAATTGTTTCATTGTATTTTTTATTTGTTGTTATTGTAAAAGTTTACTGCATTTCTAACACTTCCGTGCGTTTCTAAAAGTTTTCCTGCTTCTTCATAGCTAACCGGAATTTCATCCATTATCATTCGAGTTCCTCGATCAATTAATTTGGTGTTGCTCAATTGCATGTCTACCATTTTGTTTCCTTTCACTCTTCCTAACTGAATCATAGTTGCGGTAGAAATCATGTTTAAAACTAATTTCTGCGCTGTTCCTGCTTTCATTCTCGAACTTCCTGTAACGAATTCTGGTCCAACTACAACATCAATAGGAAATTGTGCTGTTTTTGAAAGCGGACTTTCAGCATTACAACTAATACTTCCAGTACTAATATTATTTTGATTGCATTTTTCTAATCCACCAATTACATATGGAGTTGTTCCCGAAGCGGCAATTCCAACTACAACATCATTCTCATTGATGTTCCATTGTTGTAAATCTTTCCAAGCTTGCTCTCTGTCGTCTTCTGCAAATTCAACCGCTTTTCTAATTGCCGTATCGCCGCCTGCAATAATTCCGATGACCAAATCAAATGGTACACCAAAAGTTGGAGGACATTCAGAAGCATCAACAATTCCTAATCTACCAGAAGTTCCAGCTCCAATATAAAACAAACGACCGCCTTGTTTCATTTTTGAGACAATTTCGGTAACCAAATTTTCAATTTGTGGTAATGCTTTTTCAACAGCTAATGGAACAGATTTATCTTCATTGTTAATGTTTGCTAACAAATCAGAAACTGACATTTTTTCTAAATGTTCGTATTTTGAAGATTGCTCGGTAGTTTTGGTAAAGTTCATTTTTTAGTTGTAAAGTAGCTAAGTTACAAAGTTATTCTCAATTGGACTGAATTTGTGAGACATTAATGTGAATGTCCCATTTCGATAATATAAGCCAAAACAAAACCAAAAACAATCATTGTTATTTTAGCCAAATTAAACTTATGTCCTTCATTACTTTCAAAAATAATGGTAGATGAAATATGGAATAAAATTCCAACAACAACTGCCGAAATTTCCTTAGAATAATGTTGGGCAAAATGCATTTGTTCTGCTAATAATGTTCCAAGTGGCGTCATTAAGGCAAATGAAAACATAAAGGCAAAAACCATTAGTTTATTCATTTTAGCATTTACAAAAAACAAAGTAAGAATGATTGCAATAGGGAAGTGGTGAACCGCAATTCCGTAAGCTAAGCTATTGTTGTTATGAATAGGAAATCCTTCTAGCAATGCGTGAATACACAAACTGATGAATAATAGCCATGGAATATGGTGCAATTCGTTATGTTCGTCTGTATGCACATGAACGTGACCGTGTTCTGCTCCTTTTGAGAAAAACTCCAAAAGAATTTGAAACAAAATCCCTATCATGATAAAAACACCAACAGGCAAAGTGATATGCGCTTCTTCTCCTTCATGAACATGATGATGTCCTTCGCTAAATAATTCAGGAAGTAAATGCAAAACAGTTAATGATAATAAGAAAGCACCACTAAAAGCCAAAAGCAATTTGATGTTTTTCTTTTTTTGAGGTTTTAAAAGTAACGCGAATAAAAAGCCTAAAATTACGGCTGAAAACGTGATGATATATTGCATTATTTAAAAATCATAATTAAACGTTCTGATTGATTTTTGTAGAATTTTCGCAATTTGTAATCGCCAAAAATATCCAATAAGAAAATCCCAGCATCTTCCATTATTTGCTCAAAATCTTCTAATCGGAGTGCTTGCACTCTTTCTGTAAAATGGAATTGCTGACCTTCGTCTTCAAAAGAAATTTCTTTAAAAATGTGTCCATCTTTGTAATAACGTTTGATGTGAAAATCAATGCCATCAACCGATTTTACTTCGTCGGCAACCAAATTTTCTAAAACATAATCTGCATTCATAAAATCAATTACTGCAAAACCAGTTTCAGTTAAGCTGTTATGAATTGCTTTTATGGTTTTGTAATTATCTGCATCGTCTTCGAAATAACCAAAACTAGTGAACAAATTAAAAATTGCATCGTACTTTTCATTACAAGTTTCACGCATATCGTGAACTTTAAAATGCAATTTTTCATTTGAAAATTTTGAAGCTTCTAGTATGCTATTTTCAGATAAATCGGCACCAGTAACGTCAAAACCTAATGAGTTAAGGTAAATAGCATGACGACCTTTTCCACAAGCCAAATCTAGTATTTTAGCATCTTCAGGTAAATTTAAATAATGCGTTAAATTGTCCATTAACAATTGCGCTTCTTCATCATTTCGCTCTTTGTATAAAATATGGTAATATTTAGTATCAAACCAAGATTCAAACCAGTTTGAGGTTGATTGACTATTTATTGTTGACTGTTTATTGTTGTTTTCTGACATTTAAAAGAGATTGATATCTTTGAACTTGCAAATTTAATGTATTTTTGCACAAGAATACCGTATTATCGATATTGCATTTGAATTTTGCAATTGAACTTGAATTTGAATAATGGAAAATTTTAAAATGACGGCCAAAACCTTTTTTGGCTTTGAGGAAATATTAGCTAAAGAGTTACAAATGCTAGGAGCTCAACAAGTGGAAATTGGTACACGTGTTGTAAGTTTTAAAGGAGATAAAGGTTTTATGTATAAAGCCAATTTAGCTCTACGAACAGCACTAAAAATTTTAAAACCAATTAAGACTTTTAGAGCTTATAACGAAAAAACATTGTATGATGGAATCAGATCGATTGATTGGTCAGATTACCTAACAGAACACAATACATTTTTAGTTGAAACTACTTTACATTCAGAAAATTTCAATCACAGTCAGTTTGTTGCATTAAAGACAAAAGACGCTATTGTTGATCAATTTAGAGATTTAAATGGAAAACGTCCAAGTATCGATAAAGATTTTCCAGATTTACAAATTCACGTGCATATTGACAGAGATAATGTAACAGTTTCCTTAGATTCTTCGGGAGCTTCGTTGCACCATAGAGGATACAGAAGTGCTACTAATATTGCCCCAATTAATGAAGTATTAGCAGCAGGAATGTTAATCATGTCAGGTTGGGATGGAAAAAGTCATTTCTTAGATCCAATGTGTGGTTCTGGAACTATATTAGCTGAAGCCGCGATGATTGCTTGTAATATTCCGACTAACATTAATAGAAAAGAGTTTGCGTTTGAAAAATGGAACGATTGGGATGCAGAATTATTTGATGACATTTTAGAATCGTTGTTGAAGAAAACACGCGAATTTCATTATACAATTAAAGGCTACGATAAAGCGCCAAGTGCTGTTTCTAAAGCAAAAGATAATGTTAGAAATGCCAATTTAGATGAATACATTAGTATTTCAAATGAAAACTTTTTCGATTCTAAAAAAGAAACAGAAGGTCCGTTGCATATGGTATTTAATCCACCTTATGGAGAACGTTTGGATATTGATATGGAACGTTTTTATAGAGAAATTGGCGATACATTGAAACAAAATTATTCTAATACCAATGCATGGTTCATAACAGCTAATTTAGATGCGTTGAAATATGTTGGTTTAAAACCAAGTAGAAAAATTAAACTTTTCAATGGTAAGCTAGAAGCACGTTTGGTAAAATACGAAATGTATGAAGGAAGTAAAAAAGGAAAGTATTTAAATGATAAGTAAAAAGTAGAAAGTTTAAAGTAAAAAGTAATTTCAACAATAAAACATTAATACAATGAGCAAAAAGGTAAAAGCATTTTTATATAATTTATTAGGGTTTGTAATTATTTATTTACCAACGTTATATTTAGTTGATAAGTACACCCATTTAAATGGATTGTGGATTCCAATGACGGCATTTATGGTAGCATTGATTTTGGCACCAAAATTTCAAGCAATTAAAACCCACAACGGTGAAAAAATCTACATGAAGTGGTTCTTTATAAAAGGCGTTAAAGAAGTAAAATAATAAAATCCCGAATGTGAGTTCGGGATTTTTTTTCTTTATACTTTAAAAATGGCGAGTAGCCATAAACAACTTTTTGAGTTTTGAGATTAACGTCCCGCCGGCTTTATGAAGTGGCGGATTTTTATTACTGATGTTTACAAATATACCGAAAAGACTGAAAGAAAAAACCTCTTTCGGAGAAAGAAAAATATTCACTGACCATTACCGAAAAAAACTGAACTAAGCCATTTTATAAAACCGCTGTTACCAGATGTTTCTTTCATTTGTAATTTTGACTTTCGAGGGAAATATAATCTTTTAAATTTTCAAATTTTCTATCGATACTAATTAACATCATAAAGAAATTAGTGATTGTGAAAAACAGAACTATAGAACTCCATTCTTTACCATCACTTAAATCGTATTTATTTCTCTTAAATTCCATTTCTGCATTCGGACCGCCATGAATATATGAAGATAAAGTATTGTATTTTCCAAGTAAAATAGGAATTAACTCCTTGTTCACTTTGTTGAAATGATTGTCTGGTAATGGATTTTTGATTAAAAAATTTTGTATTTTTTTTATATCAAATTGTTTGCCTTCTCGATTAAAATTGTCGTATTCAGTTTGAGTCAAATCATCAAAATCAGGAGATAATTTCTTTTTTAAATTTTCAAAAGTAGCATTATTAGCTTCGCCTGTTAGCATTCCGTCGACACCAAGTTGATACATGTCTTTTTTAAAGCATTCAGTAACAAAATAATCGGTATAATATTTTTTTCCAACGTCATCATTATTATCAAGGTGAAAGCGATAAAAAATATAATAGCTTACGAGAAAATGTTCAACAATAGTTCTTAAAAGACAATTTGCTGTATAATTAGATTTTATATTTTGTATGTCAGATTGAAGAGCTTTAATCTTTTCAATAAAATTTAATGTTGCAGATAATACTTTTGGGTATTTTGAATTATTTATATAATCCTCTAAATTTTCGATTCCATCTAGTTGTTTTTCTACAATTATGATATGTTTTTCTGTAATCATCATTAGGAAGATTGGTTTGTCGTGCAGTTTTTTTGAAATATCTGGTAACGTTCTGTGGCTTGCTCTCAGTGGCGTTGCACCAACACCAAGCCATTACAAATATAACAAAACATTCCATTCAGCAGAGGATTTTCCGTAGGAAAATCCGGAAGTAGCCATTGAAGCAAACCGCTGTTATCTCTATAATAATTCCGCAAGTACCCTTTTGCACTTAAAGTACTGTATTTATTGACTTTATAAAAAATACTAAAGCAAATTTAAGCATAAAAAAGCATCAAAATACTTGATTTGTTGTACCAATTGTTGTACCTTAGTACTCCGTTGCACTAGAATGAAACACTAGTAAAATCGATACTTTCACTCGTTTGCACCGCTTTACAAATATAGTACAACATTTCTAATATTCTATAATTATGGCATCTATTAAATTAATACTACGCACCAACCAGAAAGATCAAACAGGTAAAAGCCCTTTGTACATTAGAATTATAAAAGATAGAAAAACGAAATTTATCACTGCCGGACTCAAACTTAAAGAAAGTGATTGGGATGAAGCAAAGCAGAGAGTAAAGAAAAGCTATCCTAATAGCGCGCGAATGAATGCTGCACTTGCTCAAAAAATTGCCGATGCTGAAGGACAAGTTGCCGACATGGAACGAAAAGTAAAAACCGTTTCCATTAAAAAACTAAAAGAAGCCATAAAAGGTAAAGAAGTACCAAATTTCTTCGAGTACTCACGTAAACATTGTGAACGAATCAAAAACAACGTTTCCATTTCAACCTATAAAAATT of Flavobacterium channae contains these proteins:
- a CDS encoding DUF6095 family protein, whose product is MATDKNLLAKGIKYLSGSLPLLFLGPIIINSAFKNEKHPLYPYVLALGIIIALAAMFLIYKGINTLVKSMFDGDKNSNS
- the murQ gene encoding N-acetylmuramic acid 6-phosphate etherase, which codes for MNFTKTTEQSSKYEHLEKMSVSDLLANINNEDKSVPLAVEKALPQIENLVTEIVSKMKQGGRLFYIGAGTSGRLGIVDASECPPTFGVPFDLVIGIIAGGDTAIRKAVEFAEDDREQAWKDLQQWNINENDVVVGIAASGTTPYVIGGLEKCNQNNISTGSISCNAESPLSKTAQFPIDVVVGPEFVTGSSRMKAGTAQKLVLNMISTATMIQLGRVKGNKMVDMQLSNTKLIDRGTRMIMDEIPVSYEEAGKLLETHGSVRNAVNFYNNNK
- a CDS encoding ZIP family metal transporter, producing MQYIITFSAVILGFLFALLLKPQKKKNIKLLLAFSGAFLLSLTVLHLLPELFSEGHHHVHEGEEAHITLPVGVFIMIGILFQILLEFFSKGAEHGHVHVHTDEHNELHHIPWLLFISLCIHALLEGFPIHNNNSLAYGIAVHHFPIAIILTLFFVNAKMNKLMVFAFMFSFALMTPLGTLLAEQMHFAQHYSKEISAVVVGILFHISSTIIFESNEGHKFNLAKITMIVFGFVLAYIIEMGHSH
- a CDS encoding class I SAM-dependent methyltransferase, which gives rise to MSENNNKQSTINSQSTSNWFESWFDTKYYHILYKERNDEEAQLLMDNLTHYLNLPEDAKILDLACGKGRHAIYLNSLGFDVTGADLSENSILEASKFSNEKLHFKVHDMRETCNEKYDAIFNLFTSFGYFEDDADNYKTIKAIHNSLTETGFAVIDFMNADYVLENLVADEVKSVDGIDFHIKRYYKDGHIFKEISFEDEGQQFHFTERVQALRLEDFEQIMEDAGIFLLDIFGDYKLRKFYKNQSERLIMIFK
- a CDS encoding THUMP domain-containing class I SAM-dependent RNA methyltransferase → MENFKMTAKTFFGFEEILAKELQMLGAQQVEIGTRVVSFKGDKGFMYKANLALRTALKILKPIKTFRAYNEKTLYDGIRSIDWSDYLTEHNTFLVETTLHSENFNHSQFVALKTKDAIVDQFRDLNGKRPSIDKDFPDLQIHVHIDRDNVTVSLDSSGASLHHRGYRSATNIAPINEVLAAGMLIMSGWDGKSHFLDPMCGSGTILAEAAMIACNIPTNINRKEFAFEKWNDWDAELFDDILESLLKKTREFHYTIKGYDKAPSAVSKAKDNVRNANLDEYISISNENFFDSKKETEGPLHMVFNPPYGERLDIDMERFYREIGDTLKQNYSNTNAWFITANLDALKYVGLKPSRKIKLFNGKLEARLVKYEMYEGSKKGKYLNDK
- a CDS encoding DUF5677 domain-containing protein encodes the protein MMITEKHIIIVEKQLDGIENLEDYINNSKYPKVLSATLNFIEKIKALQSDIQNIKSNYTANCLLRTIVEHFLVSYYIFYRFHLDNNDDVGKKYYTDYFVTECFKKDMYQLGVDGMLTGEANNATFENLKKKLSPDFDDLTQTEYDNFNREGKQFDIKKIQNFLIKNPLPDNHFNKVNKELIPILLGKYNTLSSYIHGGPNAEMEFKRNKYDLSDGKEWSSIVLFFTITNFFMMLISIDRKFENLKDYISLESQNYK